The following are from one region of the Coffea eugenioides isolate CCC68of chromosome 2, Ceug_1.0, whole genome shotgun sequence genome:
- the LOC113760010 gene encoding protein STRICTOSIDINE SYNTHASE-LIKE 11-like, translating to MSVYELCDDVTDPNLGPTCGRPFGFSFNNFNGVLYIVDAFLGLFKVGPEGGLATLIAKSAGGVPFKFLNGIDVDQLTGDVYLTDASQTFDLRNVIQGNYVLDSTGRLIKYNPITKELKVLLDGLSIPAGPVVSTDRTFVLFSEFSTKTVKKYCLTGLKANTTEALLNLPGNPVKIKRAPEPGKFWVAVNEIVQQQQRNATPFGYKFDSFGEILLIKNLEDYYSNIIVNLVQEYNGGRVFVGSREVKFVGMYSK from the exons ATGTCAG TTTATGAATTATGCGATGATGTAACAGACCCAAATTTGGGACCAACATGTGGAAGGCCTTTTGGATTTAGCTTCAACAATTTTAATGGAGTTCTTTATATTGTTGATGCATTTCTTGGTCTGTTTAAAGTAGGACCTGAGGGTGGACTAGCTACTCTAATTGCTAAGAGTGCGGGTGGTGTTCCATTTAAGTTCCTTAATGGCATTGACGTTGATCAACTTACAGGAGATGTCTATTTAACTGATGCCAGCCAAACATTTGATTTAAG AAATGTCATACAAGGGAATTATGTTCTAGATTCAACTGGAAGATTAATCAAGTATAATCCAATAACAAAAGAGTTGAAGGTGTTGCTAGATGGGCTCTCTATACCAGCAGGACCTGTGGTTAGCACTGATCGTACATTTGTGTTGTTTTCAGAGTTCAGTACTAAAACAGTCAAAAAGTACTGTCTCACCGGATTAAAAGCAAATACAACTGAAGCTCTATTAAACCTGCCAGGAAATCCCGTGAAAATAAAAAGAGCCCCAGAGCCGGGGAAGTTTTGGGTGGCAGTTAATGAGATTGTTCAACAACAACAGCGCAATGCTACACCTTTTGGATACAAATTTGACTCATTTGGGGAAATACTACTGATAAAAAATTTGGAAGATTACTATAGCAATATTATTGTAAATTTGGTGCAAGAATACAACGGAGGAAGAGTGTTTGTTGGTTCACGTGAAGTCAAGTTTGTTGGCATGTATAGTAAATAG